The Radiobacillus deserti genomic interval TTTTGCAAGGGGATGACCACATACTGTATTGGATGCAAGAGACAAAGCGGCTTAGGAAGCCAATTGAAGGTCATTTTCCTGGGGCGTCTGAATCTACATTAGTGAAGATGCTCTTACTAGGAGCCAGCGCGGACCATGAATCCATCAATGGTAAAGAAGCTTTTGAACGAATTCGGTTAGGGTATCAAGTAGGTCTTCGACATTCCTCCATCCGACCTGATTTGCCAAAACTTTTAGAGGAATTACTGGAATTAGGATTACAAAATTTCGATATGCTAACATTAACTACAGACGGCTCTACGCCATCCTTCTATAAGGACGGAATGATAAATAGTTTAATCCAGATTGCGATTGAAAAAGGAGTGCCTGTCGAAGAGGCGTATCGAATGGCAACGTATAACCCAGCTAAACATTTTCATATGGATGACCGATTTGGAAGCATTGCACCAGGTCGCGTTGCTCATATCAATATACTTGATGACCCCAAAAACCCAACACCTACTAGTGTATTGGCCAAAGGTCAATGGGTAGTTAAGCAAGGGGACAATGTCAGTGATGAAGGCAATTCAATCGCGTTAGATTCGTTCTTTAAACCATTACAGTTAGATTGGGATCTAGATGATGACGATATGCAATTTTCTTTACCTATTGGAATGAAAATGGTTAATGATGTCATTATGAAGCCGTATCCAATTAATGTAGATGCAACGGTAGAACGAATTCCTAATACGTTTGATGAAGCATTTCTTATGCTGTTGGATCGCCAAGGAAGATGGAGAGTCAACACACTTATGGAAGGGTTCACGAGTGAGCTAGGAGGGATGGTAACCTCCTATTCGACGACGGGAGATATTGCTTGTATCGGAAAAAGTAAGAAGGATATTCGGATTGCTTTCAATCGAATGAAAGAAATGGGTGGGGGCATCGTTTTAGTGGATCAAGGAGAAATTCTCTTTGAATTAAATCTCCCGTTTGCTGGAATCATGTATGACGGGGAAATGGTAGAATTAATGGAAAAGGAACAACAGCTGAAGAATATGCTGAAGGACTACGGGTATAAATTTGATGATCCAGTCTTTACCTTATTATTTTTATCCTCTATCCATTTACCTTATATCCGTATTACACCGAAGGGGATTGTAGATGTGAAGAAGAAAGAGGTTCTATTTCCTGCTATTATGAGGTAAAATTAATAGAATAAGGTCACAAAGAAAAAGAATGAGGTTTTCGTGACTCATTCTTTTTCTTTGTGAGAATTTTTTATTAGCTGAATTAGGTTGGTGAGAGGAAAACATTTTTAATACCATTAGCATTTTATTAACTTAAAAGGTGTGATACTAGTCATGTTAAAGAGAAAGACAGGACTTATTGTATGTATGCTCATACTTCTTGTGGCGTTAGCAGCTTGTAAGAATAAAGATACAGCAGAATCTGCGCCGAAAGAGTCAGAGGAACCGGAACAAACAGAACCAGTGGCAGAGCCAGAACCAGAATTTAAAAACGTCTATCCTTTTACAGGTATTAAAACAAATGATCCGGTCAATAATCGCGCGGTTGCAGTAATGGTCAACAACTTTTACAAAGCTCGTCCACAAACCGGACTTTCTCAAGCGGATATCGTGTTTGAAATTCTAGCAGAAGGAGATATAACACGGTTTATCGCGTTTTTCCAAAGTCAACAACCGGAAGTGGTTGGGCCGGTGAGAAGTGCGCGAGAATA includes:
- a CDS encoding adenine deaminase C-terminal domain-containing protein, whose protein sequence is MNEHLYRWRNRELREHVSVIDGNLAPSLLIKNITYLNVFLKQWIKAHIWVYQDRIVYVGDKLPTNLKGTEIIEANGKYAVPGYVEPHAHPFQLYNPHQLAKYASQTGTTVLINDNLMWLFLLKEKEAFTLLDEFMQLPVSMYWWSRYDCQSIIQEEHDMFSNEKVLRWLNHPAVTQGGELTAWPQVLQGDDHILYWMQETKRLRKPIEGHFPGASESTLVKMLLLGASADHESINGKEAFERIRLGYQVGLRHSSIRPDLPKLLEELLELGLQNFDMLTLTTDGSTPSFYKDGMINSLIQIAIEKGVPVEEAYRMATYNPAKHFHMDDRFGSIAPGRVAHINILDDPKNPTPTSVLAKGQWVVKQGDNVSDEGNSIALDSFFKPLQLDWDLDDDDMQFSLPIGMKMVNDVIMKPYPINVDATVERIPNTFDEAFLMLLDRQGRWRVNTLMEGFTSELGGMVTSYSTTGDIACIGKSKKDIRIAFNRMKEMGGGIVLVDQGEILFELNLPFAGIMYDGEMVELMEKEQQLKNMLKDYGYKFDDPVFTLLFLSSIHLPYIRITPKGIVDVKKKEVLFPAIMR